In the Candidatus Eisenbacteria bacterium genome, CCGTCTGGCGCGTAGTTTGTTCCTCCGCCCCCTGACCCCCAAGGGCAACTACGCAGGGGACGTGCGTCATTCTGTTCCTGGATCTATCGCTTGGAGAACTGGAAGCGCTTGCGCGCGCCAGGCTGCCCGTACTTCTTGCGTTCCTTCATCCTGGGATCGCGCGTCAGGTGGCCGTCGCGATCGAGCGCGGCCTTGTTCGCCGGATCCGCAGCCTTCAGGGCGCGGGCGATCGCCAGACGCAGAGCCCCCGCCTGCCCGGTCTCGCCTCCCCCGTCCACGTTGGCGAGCATGTCGTAGCGCGCCTCGGTCTCCGTCGAGCGCATGGGAGAGATCGCGGCGATGACGAGCCCCTCGCGGCCGAAGTAGTCCTTGATCGGCTTTCCGTTGACCATGAACTTCCCGTTGCCGGGAAGGAGCCT is a window encoding:
- the rpsI gene encoding 30S ribosomal protein S9, with protein sequence MVHKQALQATGRRKTAVARVRLLPGNGKFMVNGKPIKDYFGREGLVIAAISPMRSTETEARYDMLANVDGGGETGQAGALRLAIARALKAADPANKAALDRDGHLTRDPRMKERKKYGQPGARKRFQFSKR